One genomic window of Saccopteryx bilineata isolate mSacBil1 chromosome 4, mSacBil1_pri_phased_curated, whole genome shotgun sequence includes the following:
- the RPS27L gene encoding ribosomal protein eS27-like isoform X2 translates to MDVKCPGCYKITTVFSHAQTVVLCVGCSTVLCQPTGGKARLTEGCSFRRKQH, encoded by the exons ATGGATGTAAAATGCCCAG GTTGCTACAAGATCACCACGGTTTTCAGTCATGCCCAGACGGTGGTTCTTTGTGTAGGTTGTTCAACAGTGTTGTGCCAGCCGACAGGAGGAAAGGCGAGGCTCACAGAAG GGTGTTCATTTAGAAGAAAGCAACACTAA
- the RPS27L gene encoding ribosomal protein eS27-like isoform X1 — MPLARDLLHPSLEEEKKKHKKKRLVQSPNSYFMDVKCPGCYKITTVFSHAQTVVLCVGCSTVLCQPTGGKARLTEGCSFRRKQH, encoded by the exons ATGCCT ctggcTAGAGATTTACTGCATCCGTCcttggaagaggaaaagaaaaaacataaaaagaaacggCTAGTTCAAAGTCCAAATTCTTATTTTATGGATGTAAAATGCCCAG GTTGCTACAAGATCACCACGGTTTTCAGTCATGCCCAGACGGTGGTTCTTTGTGTAGGTTGTTCAACAGTGTTGTGCCAGCCGACAGGAGGAAAGGCGAGGCTCACAGAAG GGTGTTCATTTAGAAGAAAGCAACACTAA